In one window of Enoplosus armatus isolate fEnoArm2 chromosome 7, fEnoArm2.hap1, whole genome shotgun sequence DNA:
- the mfsd12b gene encoding major facilitator superfamily domain containing 12b, protein MEHFVPADRSLSVCRRVCYAAGHFLNDLCASMWFTYLLVYLHSVLGFQSTYAGVMLLIGQIADGVCTPLVGYESDRTPGIYGKRKTWHLLGTVCVLVSFPFIFNPCLACNDSTPQWAQVVYFSTFIIIFQFGWAATQISHLSLIPELVSSESDKVELTAYRYAFTVVANITVYTVAWLLFHFQAQLNVDPSITDDLGQVDIPLFRTLALIMLGTGALFSLVFHVGTKESVSASGRENLLITPSPSQEALARPVFQWKHWLKEPSFYQVAFLYMCTRMIVNLSQTYISVYLTNSLMLPKNFIAIIPLSMYVSGFVCSLAMKPVSKLIGISITYLVGLLLVLGFASWVFVDKNMGAESIYGAAVLLGAGSATILVMSLSMTAKLIGEQTQSGAFVYGSMSFTDKVANGVGVILIQSIRPCSTDACCPDCVWFYRNVMATVTGGVAVAAALCLFTILIWPIRIRKS, encoded by the exons ATGGAGCACTTTGTGCCTGCTGATCggtctctgtcagtctgcaggCGGGTATGTTACGCAGCGGGACATTTTCTAAACGACCTGTGCGCCTCTATGTGGTTCACCTACCTGCTGGTCTACCTCCACTCCGTGCTCGGCTTCCAGAGCACCTACGCAGGTGTGATGCTGCTGATTGGTCAAATAGCGGACGGCGTCTGTACGCCTCTGGTTGGATATGAGTCGGACAGAACACCGGGCATCTACGGCAAGAGAAAAACCTGGCATCTGTTGG GAACTGTTTGTGTTCTCGTGTCTTTCCCCTTCATCTTCAACCCCTGCCTGGCCTGTAACGACAGCACTCCCCAGTGGGCTCAGGTTGTTTACTTTtccaccttcatcatcatcttccagTTCGGCTGGGCTGCCACTCAGATCTCGCACCTGTCCCTCATCCCGGAGCTGGTGTCCAGTGAGAGCGACAAGGTGGAGCTGACGGCATACAG GTATGCCTTCACTGTGGTGGCAAATATCACAGTGTACACTGTGGCCTGGCTGCTCTTTCACTTCCAGGCTCAGCTCAATGTGGACCCCTCCATCACAGATGACCTGGGCCAGGTGGACATCCCTCTGTTCAGA ACGCTGGCCCTCATTATGCTAGGTACTGGAGCTTTGTTCTCCCTGGTGTTCCACGTTGGCACAAAAGAGAGTGTTTCAGCCTCAGGGAGAGAGAATCTTCTGATAACACCTTCCCCCTCACAGGAAGCTTTGGCTCGTCCTGTATTTCAGTGGAAGCATTGGCTGAAGGAGCCCTCCTTCTACCAG GTGGCTTTCCTCTACATGTGCACCAGAATGATAGTCAACTTATCTCAGACCTACATCTCAGTTTACCTCACCAACTCACTGATGCTACCAAAG aaCTTCATTGCCATCATACCTCTGTCGATGTATGTCAGTGGCTTTGTTTGCTCTCTGGCCATGAAACCAGTCAGCAAGCTTATAGGAATCAGT ATTACCTATTTGGTCGGCTTGTTGTTGGTGCTTGGCTTCGCCTCCTGGGTGTTTGTGGACAAGAACATGGGAGCTGAGAGCATCTATGGAGCAGCCGTGCTGCTGGGAGCCGGTTCAGCTACAATCCTGGTCATGTCTTTGTCCATGACTGCCAAACTCATTGGGGAGCAGACA CAAAGTGGAGCCTTTGTTTATGGATCGATGAGCTTCACAGACAAGGTGGCTAATGGTGTGGGGGTCATCCTCATCCAGAGCATCCGGCCATGCAG CACAGACGCCTGCTGCCCAGACTGTGTTTGGTTTTATCGCAACGTCATGGCGACAGTCACCGGGGGCGTGGCCGTGGCCGCAGCACTTTGCCTGTTCACAATTCTAATCTGGCCAATCAGGATACGGAAAAGTTAG